A window from Micromonospora profundi encodes these proteins:
- a CDS encoding S8 family serine peptidase produces MFRRPRWRRTARSLVSAGAAMILAATGLVSIGTGAQAAPGMGVGTAPGDKIRPDLAKQLQAKSAGDFWIRFKDRADLSKASSIKDWTKRGAAVAEALRTTAAASQGKIRAELDSSGTKYQTFWATNAIKVNSGSLDMAQKFAAHTEVEGLYAPVEYKVPETIKGADEKTVNALEWGIANINADDVWSQYGVTGEGITIANIDTGVQFDHPALVNSYRGNNGDGTFDHNYNWFDAAGECSTAPCDNDGHGTHTMGTMAGSAGANQIGVAPGVKWIAANGCCPSDAALIESGQWMLEPTDLGGQNPDASKRPNIINNSWGTRLPSNEPFMEDVTLAWTASGIFGVWSNGNSGPACQTSGSPGSLASNYSTGAYDVNNNVAGFSARGAGQNGEIKPNISAPGVNIRSSIPGSTYGSISGTSMAAPHLAGAIALLYSAAPSLVGDVNATRTLLNGAAIDKADSQCGGTAADNNVYGEGRLDALALLDAAPTGDVGTLAGTVTDAATGAPIAGATLTLTGPAAREVTTGADGTYSTQLPTGDYQVVVSAFGYGTTTKSATVTNRATTTLDVALTAVASVNITGAVTDGSGHGWPLYAKVTVTGVSGVYDYTAPSTGRYTIKLPAGQTYTLRYESQYPGYPAVTKEVVVGTRNVTANVAMPVDTTRCTTAPGYAFGADGEYETFDGTTTPAGWTVVDNAGTGQVWKFTDDGGRGNLTGGAGNFAMIDSDDYGAGNSQDTSLVSPVVDLTGVTAPVIRFNQDFNQLDEDTADVDLSIDGGTTWTNVLRQETDVRGPRVTEVPIPQAAGQAQVQVRFRYYDASYEWWWEVDNVLIGSQVTCVPVDGGLVVGNVRDKNDNSYLNGATVTSSDRPSEKAVTVATPDDPGLADGFYWLYSSLTGTHKFTATAGNYVSQSKQVDVEPDWATTANFVLAAGQLSVTPTELSATLQMPGGKTSKKFTVTNTGGAPVEVGFSERDNGFELLRADGSRVTRQQVLGAPGAPEQRLTVATSFAAKASGKAPTAVPAAVGPQAAPWTDIADYPANIMDNRVVTLDGKVYSIGGGDGSASTTKNYAYDPTAQTWTAIADLPGARNALTVGVVDGKIIASGGWGDNGPDAATWSYDPAANTWTARAANPAPRAAAGQAVVDGKLYAIGGCTTANCLPMSNTVVRYDPASNAWETLANYPKSVAFASCGGIDGVVYCTGGNDGSVAQKSSYAFDPGANTWTAIADAPADNWASSYAVASGKLLVVGGSQGGAITNAGFAFDPATSSWSNLPNANTARYRGAAACGFYKVGGSSGSFNAAADSEVLPGFEGCAEAAADVSWMTIDKSSVTLAPGAKVTVTVGMTANVDQPGTYSGAVAIKENTPYSVAPVEVTMTATPPKTWGKLMGTVTGTSCQGATSPISGAVVQVDSWAMSFTFATDAAGKYAYWMDRRNNPLTMIVAKDGWKPQTRQARIDTTTPTVEDFGLSPIRC; encoded by the coding sequence ATGTTCAGACGTCCACGATGGAGGCGCACCGCCAGATCACTGGTGAGCGCCGGCGCGGCGATGATCCTCGCCGCGACGGGTCTGGTCAGTATCGGCACGGGCGCGCAGGCCGCGCCCGGGATGGGAGTGGGCACCGCTCCGGGAGACAAGATCCGGCCGGACCTCGCCAAGCAGCTCCAGGCCAAGAGCGCTGGGGACTTCTGGATCCGGTTCAAGGACCGGGCGGACCTCAGCAAGGCCAGCTCCATCAAGGACTGGACGAAGCGCGGCGCGGCCGTCGCCGAGGCGCTGCGCACCACCGCCGCAGCGAGCCAGGGCAAGATCCGTGCCGAACTCGACAGCTCGGGCACCAAGTACCAGACCTTCTGGGCGACAAACGCCATCAAGGTGAACAGCGGTTCGCTCGACATGGCGCAGAAGTTCGCCGCCCACACGGAGGTCGAGGGGCTCTACGCCCCGGTCGAGTACAAGGTCCCGGAGACCATCAAGGGCGCCGACGAGAAGACCGTCAACGCGCTCGAGTGGGGCATCGCCAACATCAACGCCGACGACGTCTGGTCCCAGTACGGCGTCACCGGTGAGGGCATCACCATCGCCAACATCGACACCGGCGTGCAGTTCGACCACCCCGCGCTTGTGAACTCCTACCGCGGCAACAACGGCGACGGCACGTTCGACCACAACTACAACTGGTTCGACGCCGCCGGAGAATGTTCGACCGCCCCCTGTGACAACGATGGCCACGGCACGCACACCATGGGCACCATGGCCGGTTCCGCTGGCGCGAACCAGATCGGCGTCGCGCCCGGGGTCAAGTGGATCGCCGCGAACGGTTGCTGCCCCAGCGATGCCGCCTTGATCGAATCCGGTCAGTGGATGCTCGAGCCGACTGACCTCGGCGGCCAGAACCCGGACGCCAGCAAGCGGCCGAACATCATCAACAACTCCTGGGGCACCCGGCTGCCGTCGAACGAGCCCTTCATGGAGGACGTGACGCTGGCCTGGACGGCGTCGGGCATCTTCGGTGTCTGGTCCAACGGCAACAGCGGGCCGGCCTGCCAGACCAGCGGTTCGCCGGGCAGCCTCGCCAGCAACTACTCCACAGGCGCGTACGACGTCAACAACAACGTCGCGGGCTTCTCGGCACGTGGCGCCGGGCAGAACGGTGAGATCAAGCCCAACATCTCCGCGCCGGGCGTGAACATCCGGTCGAGCATCCCGGGCAGCACGTACGGCAGCATCAGCGGCACCTCGATGGCAGCCCCGCACCTCGCGGGCGCCATCGCGTTGCTGTACTCGGCCGCGCCGTCGCTCGTCGGTGACGTCAACGCGACCCGTACCCTGCTCAACGGCGCCGCCATCGACAAGGCCGACAGCCAGTGCGGTGGCACCGCGGCGGACAACAACGTCTACGGCGAGGGCCGGCTGGACGCCCTCGCGCTGCTCGACGCCGCACCGACCGGCGACGTCGGCACCCTCGCCGGCACTGTCACCGACGCGGCCACCGGCGCCCCGATCGCCGGCGCGACCCTCACGCTCACCGGCCCGGCCGCACGCGAGGTGACCACCGGGGCGGACGGGACGTACTCGACGCAGCTGCCGACCGGTGACTACCAGGTCGTCGTGTCCGCCTTCGGCTACGGCACCACCACGAAGTCGGCGACTGTCACCAACCGCGCCACCACGACGCTCGACGTCGCGCTGACGGCGGTGGCGAGCGTCAACATCACCGGCGCGGTCACCGACGGCTCCGGTCACGGCTGGCCGCTCTACGCCAAGGTGACGGTCACCGGCGTGTCGGGTGTCTACGACTACACCGCGCCGTCAACCGGCCGCTACACCATCAAGCTGCCGGCCGGGCAGACGTACACCCTGAGGTACGAGTCGCAGTACCCCGGCTACCCGGCAGTGACCAAGGAGGTCGTGGTCGGCACCCGGAACGTGACCGCCAACGTCGCGATGCCGGTGGACACCACAAGGTGCACGACGGCGCCCGGCTACGCGTTCGGCGCGGACGGCGAGTACGAGACCTTCGACGGCACGACCACGCCGGCCGGCTGGACCGTTGTGGACAACGCGGGGACCGGCCAGGTGTGGAAGTTCACCGACGACGGCGGCCGGGGCAACCTGACCGGCGGCGCCGGCAACTTCGCGATGATCGACAGTGACGACTACGGCGCCGGCAACAGCCAGGACACCTCGCTGGTCAGCCCGGTGGTCGACCTGACCGGCGTCACCGCCCCGGTCATCCGGTTCAACCAGGACTTCAACCAACTGGACGAGGACACCGCCGACGTCGACCTCAGCATCGACGGCGGCACCACCTGGACGAACGTGCTGCGGCAGGAGACCGACGTACGAGGGCCACGGGTCACCGAGGTCCCGATCCCGCAGGCCGCCGGCCAGGCGCAGGTCCAGGTGCGGTTCCGCTACTACGACGCCTCGTACGAGTGGTGGTGGGAGGTCGACAACGTCCTGATCGGCAGCCAGGTCACCTGTGTGCCTGTCGACGGTGGCCTGGTCGTGGGCAACGTCCGCGACAAGAACGACAACAGCTACCTCAACGGCGCCACCGTCACCAGCAGCGACCGGCCCAGCGAGAAGGCCGTCACAGTGGCGACCCCGGACGACCCGGGGCTTGCCGACGGCTTCTACTGGCTCTACTCGTCGCTGACCGGTACGCACAAGTTCACCGCGACGGCCGGCAACTACGTCAGCCAGAGCAAGCAGGTCGACGTGGAGCCCGACTGGGCGACCACAGCGAACTTCGTCCTCGCGGCGGGTCAACTGTCGGTGACGCCCACCGAGCTGAGCGCGACGCTCCAGATGCCCGGGGGCAAGACCAGCAAGAAGTTCACTGTGACGAACACCGGCGGCGCGCCCGTCGAGGTCGGCTTCAGTGAGCGGGACAACGGCTTCGAGCTGCTGCGGGCGGACGGCTCCCGGGTGACCCGGCAGCAGGTGCTCGGTGCTCCCGGTGCGCCGGAGCAGCGGCTCACCGTAGCGACGTCGTTCGCCGCGAAGGCGTCCGGCAAGGCGCCGACGGCGGTGCCCGCCGCGGTCGGTCCGCAGGCGGCGCCGTGGACGGACATCGCCGACTACCCGGCCAACATCATGGACAACCGGGTGGTGACCCTCGACGGCAAGGTGTACTCGATCGGCGGTGGCGACGGCAGCGCCTCCACCACGAAGAACTACGCCTACGACCCGACCGCGCAGACCTGGACGGCGATCGCCGACCTCCCCGGCGCGCGCAACGCCCTGACGGTGGGCGTCGTGGACGGGAAGATCATCGCCTCGGGTGGTTGGGGTGACAACGGCCCGGACGCGGCCACCTGGTCCTACGACCCGGCGGCCAACACCTGGACGGCTCGGGCCGCCAACCCGGCGCCGCGGGCCGCGGCCGGGCAGGCCGTCGTCGACGGCAAGCTGTACGCCATCGGTGGCTGCACCACAGCTAACTGCCTGCCGATGTCGAACACCGTCGTCCGGTACGACCCGGCCAGCAACGCCTGGGAGACGCTCGCCAACTACCCGAAGTCGGTGGCGTTCGCCTCCTGCGGCGGGATCGACGGTGTCGTCTACTGCACCGGCGGCAACGACGGTTCGGTGGCGCAGAAGTCCAGTTACGCCTTCGACCCGGGTGCCAACACCTGGACCGCCATCGCCGACGCGCCGGCCGACAACTGGGCCAGCTCGTACGCGGTGGCAAGCGGCAAGCTCCTCGTGGTCGGCGGCTCGCAGGGTGGGGCCATCACCAACGCGGGCTTCGCCTTCGACCCGGCCACCAGCTCGTGGTCGAACCTGCCGAACGCCAACACCGCCCGGTACCGGGGCGCCGCGGCGTGTGGCTTCTACAAGGTCGGCGGCTCGTCGGGCAGCTTCAACGCGGCTGCCGACAGCGAGGTGCTGCCGGGCTTCGAGGGCTGCGCCGAGGCCGCGGCCGACGTCAGTTGGATGACTATCGACAAGTCGTCGGTCACCCTCGCACCGGGTGCGAAGGTCACTGTCACCGTCGGGATGACGGCGAACGTGGACCAGCCGGGCACCTACTCCGGCGCGGTGGCGATCAAGGAGAACACGCCGTACTCGGTGGCGCCCGTCGAGGTGACGATGACCGCGACGCCCCCGAAGACCTGGGGCAAGCTGATGGGTACGGTGACCGGCACGAGCTGCCAGGGCGCGACCTCGCCGATCTCCGGCGCGGTGGTCCAGGTCGACTCGTGGGCGATGTCGTTCACGTTCGCGACGGACGCGGCCGGCAAGTACGCCTACTGGATGGACCGGCGCAACAACCCGCTCACGATGATCGTCGCCAAGGACGGCTGGAAGCCCCAGACCCGGCAGGCGAGGATCGACACCACCACTCCGACGGTGGAGGACTTCGGGTTGTCTCCCATCCGGTGCTGA
- a CDS encoding winged helix-turn-helix domain-containing protein produces the protein MAEDDEAATGGAATADEPFPLLIAVTPSPTERIRLAERLDGIAPLLLVADLDELRRLIAPSPAAASPAPSPTAPSPTAPPPAVPADAVLVIDSTRSTARYGGREVDLTRLEHDLLTCLTTEPVRVWSYAELHRTVWHDEGRERRADVQSLVKRLRRKLLDLGTAATIEAVRGVGLLLSDRQEPRIGRA, from the coding sequence GTGGCCGAGGACGACGAAGCTGCGACGGGCGGGGCCGCGACGGCCGACGAACCCTTTCCGCTGCTGATCGCGGTGACCCCGTCGCCGACCGAGCGCATCCGCCTCGCGGAGCGCCTCGACGGCATCGCACCGTTGCTGCTGGTGGCCGACCTGGACGAGCTGCGCCGGCTGATCGCGCCGTCACCGGCGGCCGCGTCACCCGCGCCGTCACCGACCGCGCCGTCACCGACCGCGCCGCCGCCCGCCGTGCCGGCCGACGCCGTCCTGGTCATCGACTCGACCCGGTCCACCGCACGGTACGGCGGGCGCGAGGTCGACCTGACCCGCCTTGAGCACGACCTGCTGACCTGCCTGACCACCGAGCCGGTCCGGGTGTGGAGCTACGCCGAACTGCACCGGACCGTCTGGCACGACGAGGGACGCGAGCGCAGGGCCGACGTGCAGTCGCTCGTGAAACGCCTGCGGCGCAAGCTGCTCGACCTCGGCACGGCTGCCACCATCGAGGCGGTACGTGGCGTCGGCCTGCTGCTCAGCGACAGGCAGGAGCCCCGGATCGGGCGCGCCTGA